In a genomic window of Methanomassiliicoccus sp.:
- a CDS encoding winged helix-turn-helix transcriptional regulator, whose translation MGLDENDVNILNVLQGNGRLSFRQVSERVRISVPTVSNKVSNLERMGVIRGYHAELDPERMGEISVMVTVKARPSELSEVARNFDRDDQVRQVFHLSSGRLLLVCTFIDGHMINDFAARLASIPQVLEYDIASVISVDKELDRAVVAPGVNPIMLCGHCGREIRDEPLRLRDSVRTHFLCSEECRAAMRSHGRS comes from the coding sequence ATGGGCCTAGACGAGAACGATGTGAACATCCTAAACGTACTTCAGGGCAATGGCCGGCTATCCTTCCGCCAAGTATCGGAGCGGGTGAGAATCTCGGTGCCCACCGTCAGCAATAAAGTCAGCAACTTGGAGCGCATGGGCGTCATCCGGGGATACCACGCGGAACTGGACCCCGAGAGGATGGGTGAGATCAGTGTGATGGTCACGGTCAAGGCGAGGCCTTCCGAGCTGTCGGAGGTGGCGCGTAACTTCGATCGGGACGATCAGGTCCGCCAGGTGTTCCATCTCAGCAGCGGCAGACTATTGCTCGTATGTACATTTATCGATGGGCACATGATCAACGACTTCGCCGCTCGGCTGGCGTCCATACCCCAGGTCTTAGAATATGATATCGCCAGCGTCATCAGCGTGGACAAGGAACTGGACCGGGCGGTGGTGGCTCCCGGTGTCAATCCGATAATGCTCTGTGGGCACTGCGGCAGGGAGATCCGGGACGAGCCCCTGCGGCTTAGGGACAGCGTCCGAACACACTTCTTATGTTCTGAAGAATGCAGGGCTGCCATGCGCTCCCACGGCCG
- a CDS encoding heavy metal translocating P-type ATPase has translation MPPPKPLPGSTRSATFGVTGMTCASCAGIVEETISGLPGVREATVNLATEKARVSYDPALIDAERIVEAVRAAGYGLAVDQVTLGIKGMVCASCASVIETALMAVDGVFSANVNLAIEKVSVRFNPEEVTVAALKAAIVEAGYEVIEAETLDTEMAERAREQRKQLTLLVFSLSLSVPIMILMLGFDYLGWADALGIMGSEGYILFAMATPVQFIAGYQFYVGTYYAFRNRRANMDTLIALGSSAAYLYSVAVVFFPSLIPFHQHTYFDTSAMIISLILFGKYLEAKAKGRTSQAIRSLIGLQARTARVLRDGQEIEVPVELLKVDDLFVVRPGEKVATDGMVVEGGSAVDESMITGESIPVDKTAGSPVVGGSINKNGVLKVQASRVGKDTALAQIIRLVEDAQSSKAPIQRYADNVSAWFVPAVIAIATVSFLAWYLYAYGAVVGGDEEFVFSLIIFISVLVISCPCALGLATPTAIMVGSGKGAENGILFKSAEALEITGKVQIVVMDKTGTITKGEPEVTDIFVVKGTEAEVLTTAAAAEKGSEHPLAEAIVRRAQGDGLSPPDASDFEAVPGLGVRAEVNGRNVLIGNRKMMDASNVDISAAQADLRRMEEDGRTAMLVSSDSQLIGIIGVADVIKETSREAIAELRRMGIEVIMLTGDNPRTAKVIASQVGIDKYIAEVLPENKAQEVARLQASGKKVAMVGDGVNDAPALAQADVGIAIGSGTDVAMETGDIVLIRSDLIDAVAAIQLSRRTMTKIRQNLFWALGYNSAGIPIAAGVLYPFFHVLLNPIVAAAAMAMSSVSVVSNAALLKRYTPEIKKKP, from the coding sequence ATGCCACCGCCCAAGCCATTACCGGGATCGACCAGGTCGGCGACGTTCGGAGTAACCGGGATGACCTGCGCATCGTGCGCGGGCATCGTAGAGGAAACGATCTCCGGGCTGCCGGGAGTAAGGGAGGCCACGGTGAACCTGGCCACAGAGAAGGCCCGGGTGTCGTACGACCCCGCACTGATCGATGCGGAGAGGATCGTGGAAGCGGTCCGGGCCGCAGGTTACGGCCTGGCGGTGGACCAAGTGACTCTGGGCATCAAGGGAATGGTCTGCGCATCCTGCGCCAGCGTCATCGAGACGGCACTCATGGCCGTCGACGGGGTGTTCTCTGCCAACGTCAACCTCGCCATAGAGAAGGTTTCCGTGCGGTTCAACCCCGAAGAGGTGACGGTCGCGGCCCTCAAGGCGGCAATCGTCGAAGCTGGCTATGAAGTCATCGAGGCCGAGACCCTGGACACGGAAATGGCTGAGCGGGCGAGAGAACAGAGGAAACAGCTCACCCTGCTGGTGTTCTCCCTCTCCCTCAGCGTGCCGATCATGATCCTTATGCTCGGGTTCGACTACCTGGGATGGGCCGACGCGCTGGGAATCATGGGCAGCGAAGGATACATCCTCTTCGCCATGGCTACTCCTGTCCAGTTCATCGCTGGATACCAGTTCTATGTCGGCACTTACTACGCGTTCCGGAACCGCCGGGCGAACATGGACACCCTCATCGCCCTAGGTTCTTCGGCGGCGTACCTATACTCCGTGGCGGTGGTCTTCTTCCCGTCGTTAATCCCCTTCCACCAGCACACTTACTTCGACACCTCGGCGATGATCATATCCCTGATCCTGTTCGGTAAGTACCTGGAGGCAAAGGCTAAGGGCCGGACCTCCCAGGCCATCCGCAGCCTGATCGGATTGCAGGCCCGCACCGCCCGGGTGCTAAGGGACGGACAGGAGATCGAGGTTCCGGTCGAGCTGCTGAAGGTCGACGATCTGTTCGTCGTCCGCCCCGGAGAGAAGGTCGCTACCGACGGCATGGTCGTGGAGGGAGGCTCGGCGGTCGATGAGAGCATGATCACCGGGGAGTCGATACCGGTGGACAAGACCGCTGGTTCCCCGGTGGTCGGAGGGTCGATCAACAAGAACGGGGTGCTCAAGGTCCAGGCCTCCAGGGTGGGCAAGGACACCGCCCTCGCCCAGATCATCAGGCTGGTGGAGGACGCTCAGTCGTCGAAGGCGCCGATCCAGAGGTATGCCGACAATGTCTCTGCATGGTTCGTCCCAGCGGTCATCGCCATCGCCACGGTCAGCTTCCTGGCGTGGTACCTGTATGCTTACGGAGCAGTGGTGGGAGGGGATGAGGAGTTCGTCTTCTCCCTCATAATCTTCATCTCCGTTCTGGTCATCTCATGTCCCTGCGCCCTGGGGCTGGCGACCCCCACTGCCATCATGGTGGGTTCGGGGAAGGGGGCGGAGAACGGGATCCTATTCAAGAGCGCGGAGGCGCTGGAGATCACCGGGAAGGTCCAGATAGTGGTCATGGATAAGACCGGGACCATCACCAAGGGCGAACCGGAGGTGACCGACATCTTCGTGGTCAAGGGCACCGAGGCCGAGGTCCTGACGACGGCCGCGGCGGCGGAGAAGGGGTCCGAGCACCCACTGGCCGAAGCCATCGTACGGCGGGCGCAGGGAGATGGTCTCTCCCCCCCTGACGCGTCTGACTTCGAAGCCGTGCCCGGGCTGGGAGTGAGGGCCGAGGTCAACGGCCGGAACGTCCTCATCGGCAACCGCAAGATGATGGATGCCAGTAATGTAGACATCTCGGCGGCCCAGGCCGACCTTCGGAGGATGGAGGAGGACGGTCGCACCGCTATGCTCGTTTCCTCGGACTCCCAGCTCATCGGGATCATCGGCGTGGCCGATGTCATCAAGGAGACATCCCGGGAAGCGATAGCTGAGCTGAGGAGGATGGGCATCGAGGTCATCATGCTCACCGGCGACAACCCGAGGACGGCCAAGGTCATCGCCTCCCAAGTGGGCATCGACAAGTACATTGCCGAGGTGCTACCAGAGAACAAGGCGCAAGAAGTGGCAAGGTTACAGGCCTCGGGTAAAAAGGTCGCCATGGTTGGTGATGGGGTGAACGACGCCCCCGCTCTGGCGCAGGCCGACGTGGGCATCGCAATCGGCAGCGGGACCGACGTGGCCATGGAGACCGGGGACATTGTCCTCATACGCAGCGATCTCATCGACGCCGTGGCCGCCATCCAGCTGTCCCGAAGGACGATGACCAAGATCCGCCAGAACCTATTCTGGGCCCTCGGCTACAACTCGGCGGGAATACCGATTGCGGCGGGAGTTCTATA